The Bacillus xiapuensis genome window below encodes:
- a CDS encoding DEAD/DEAH box helicase, with product MKIHKLILAFNFEAIKSTLRLLINRTNLDLNDKDHREYLKNMWQTIHLITPLISTTFASFSSMYKGIEEECINYLFIDEAGQANPQQSAGAIWRSKKVIVVGDPIQIEPVVTIDKTILEDIKKYFELNDKYIGIGASVQTLADAANPYGMYNSYGQRVGTPLWVHRRCSNPMFSISNKIAYDNKMVLGKKGRGKGVWLDCKGSAINRQFVKEQGDLVADHIIELWKKASGPPNAYIISPFTAVKDGIKKILKERLTNMNISKDILNDWLKNSVDTVHTFQGKEADIVYLVTGTDGNSDGAANWSCSKPNLINVAVTRAKKELYVIGDYNRFSKKPNYSTLIENIAQVIDENDRKLICKMKDENNNSLL from the coding sequence ATGAAAATCCATAAGTTAATTTTGGCCTTTAACTTTGAAGCAATTAAGTCTACTTTGCGTTTATTAATTAATCGTACAAATTTAGATCTTAATGATAAGGATCATAGAGAATATCTCAAGAACATGTGGCAAACTATTCATTTAATTACCCCTTTGATAAGCACCACGTTTGCAAGCTTTAGTTCTATGTATAAGGGTATAGAGGAAGAATGTATTAATTATTTGTTTATAGATGAGGCAGGACAAGCTAACCCTCAACAATCAGCCGGAGCCATTTGGAGATCTAAAAAAGTCATAGTAGTAGGTGACCCGATTCAAATTGAGCCCGTTGTAACAATTGATAAAACAATTTTAGAGGATATTAAGAAGTACTTCGAACTAAATGATAAATATATTGGAATAGGCGCATCAGTTCAAACTTTGGCAGATGCTGCAAATCCATATGGAATGTATAACAGCTATGGTCAAAGAGTTGGAACACCATTATGGGTTCATAGAAGGTGTTCAAATCCAATGTTCTCCATTTCAAACAAAATAGCTTATGATAATAAAATGGTATTAGGCAAAAAGGGTCGAGGAAAGGGCGTATGGTTGGACTGTAAAGGTTCGGCTATAAACCGCCAATTTGTTAAAGAGCAAGGAGATTTGGTGGCAGATCATATTATTGAATTATGGAAAAAAGCTTCAGGACCACCTAATGCGTATATAATCTCACCTTTTACTGCAGTAAAAGACGGAATAAAAAAAATTCTAAAAGAGAGATTAACAAACATGAATATATCTAAAGATATTTTAAATGATTGGCTGAAAAATTCAGTAGATACTGTTCATACATTTCAAGGAAAAGAAGCTGATATTGTTTATTTAGTAACTGGCACAGATGGAAATAGTGATGGTGCAGCTAACTGGTCTTGTTCAAAGCCCAACTTGATAAATGTAGCTGTTACACGGGCTAAAAAAGAGTTATATGTAATTGGTGATTATAACCGCTTTTCTAAGAAACCTAACTATTCTACTCTTATAGAAAATATAGCACAAGTTATAGATGAAAATGACCGTAAACTTATTTGTAAAATGAAAGATGAGAATAATAACTCCCTTTTATAA
- a CDS encoding DEAD/DEAH box helicase family protein, whose amino-acid sequence MDKTKLESVLKAWHLVEALAPSEVTGKGEVLEKRYFEDNKNRSRTRLVELNENPWKIDKIKDSKKHQVRFRYYLACFEHHKLVSFMRDIFKNDDEIINKDHKTLFSLSFLVDSNGNYIKDSMFVPFLMYVMKIMEETSNVPYGQLKTPFWNQMKLFEEQAQTVFSNGVTEESLLLIQQVYRKYFYKLDKNSLNYLEIEVMKADQQSSSKNFNSFYINDLELILSKGENETLRRFIEGTPTDECLDINENREYIEETLQPINLPDGRWPSPVDHRLSLMQQVAVNQILNKDKKVSSVNGPPGTGKTTLLKDIFANIVVQRAKEMIQLDSPLEAFTRAKTINLEGFHYPIYLLDLKLSQYSMVVASSNNGAVENISKDLPKIDEVIRQSVKSKFKEYEELYAKEAKELSMYPSSAKDLLGSNEDTWGLFSGALGKSYNIATFGWRLYGSNNDENAFLKQLEHDSKQVNIKDWEDAKKEFIDIFKIVKQEKEELQKISFEFGNIKAYTDQLKLLEDQLLILEQEQINLENEKEHLEHQKQLTEQQIQSQPRLSLFERIFCKNSKKNELKNELNDIITRLKEEENKLHLKSKKINEDNKTVEELKEKISIFTKKSKIL is encoded by the coding sequence ATGGACAAAACAAAATTAGAGTCGGTATTGAAAGCTTGGCACTTAGTTGAAGCATTAGCACCAAGTGAAGTTACAGGTAAGGGAGAAGTTTTGGAAAAGCGTTACTTCGAAGATAATAAAAATCGAAGCCGAACGCGGTTGGTAGAATTAAATGAGAATCCTTGGAAGATTGATAAAATAAAAGATAGTAAAAAACATCAAGTTCGATTCCGTTATTACTTAGCGTGTTTCGAGCACCACAAACTTGTCAGTTTTATGCGTGATATTTTTAAAAATGACGATGAGATTATTAATAAGGATCATAAAACCTTATTTAGTCTTTCTTTTTTGGTGGATAGTAATGGTAATTATATAAAAGATTCAATGTTTGTTCCTTTTTTGATGTATGTAATGAAAATTATGGAAGAAACCTCTAATGTACCTTATGGGCAATTAAAGACGCCTTTTTGGAATCAAATGAAATTATTTGAAGAACAAGCACAAACCGTTTTTTCTAATGGAGTAACAGAAGAATCATTACTTTTAATTCAACAAGTTTACAGGAAATATTTCTATAAATTAGATAAAAATTCATTAAATTATCTAGAGATTGAAGTTATGAAGGCAGACCAACAATCATCATCAAAGAATTTCAATAGCTTTTATATAAATGACTTAGAACTTATTTTATCAAAAGGAGAGAATGAAACACTCCGTCGTTTTATCGAAGGAACACCTACAGATGAATGCTTGGATATAAATGAGAACCGAGAATATATTGAAGAGACTTTACAGCCCATAAACCTACCAGATGGACGATGGCCGTCACCTGTAGATCACAGATTGTCTTTAATGCAGCAAGTAGCAGTAAATCAAATTTTAAATAAGGATAAAAAAGTTAGTTCTGTGAATGGACCACCAGGAACAGGGAAAACTACGTTATTAAAAGATATCTTTGCAAACATTGTAGTTCAAAGAGCAAAAGAAATGATACAACTAGATAGCCCATTGGAAGCGTTTACAAGAGCAAAAACTATCAATTTAGAAGGTTTCCATTATCCGATCTATTTATTGGATTTAAAATTAAGTCAGTATTCAATGGTTGTTGCTTCGAGTAATAATGGTGCAGTAGAAAATATTTCAAAGGATCTTCCTAAAATAGATGAAGTTATTCGGCAATCTGTTAAAAGTAAGTTTAAAGAATATGAAGAGTTATATGCTAAAGAGGCAAAGGAATTATCAATGTATCCATCTTCCGCAAAAGATCTTCTAGGGAGCAATGAGGATACATGGGGGCTTTTTTCAGGAGCTCTTGGAAAATCTTATAATATAGCTACCTTTGGTTGGAGATTATATGGTAGTAATAACGATGAAAATGCGTTTCTTAAACAATTGGAACATGACAGTAAACAAGTAAACATAAAGGATTGGGAAGATGCAAAAAAGGAATTTATAGATATTTTTAAAATTGTAAAACAAGAAAAGGAAGAACTTCAAAAAATTAGTTTTGAATTTGGGAATATAAAAGCCTATACTGATCAACTAAAATTGTTAGAGGATCAGTTACTTATTCTTGAGCAAGAACAAATAAATTTAGAGAATGAGAAGGAACATTTAGAACATCAAAAGCAACTGACAGAACAACAGATTCAATCCCAACCTAGACTCTCTCTTTTTGAGAGAATCTTTTGCAAAAACAGCAAAAAAAACGAGCTAAAAAATGAACTTAATGATATTATCACGCGTTTAAAAGAAGAAGAAAATAAATTACATTTAAAAAGTAAAAAAATAAACGAGGATAACAAAACTGTAGAGGAATTAAAAGAGAAAATATCTATTTTTACAAAAAAAAGTAAAATATTATAG
- a CDS encoding ATP-dependent nuclease codes for MIEKIRLHNFKGFKEQVIPFNKGRNILIGENGVGKSSVLLAISCVLSGSYSAIEKIGLHNLFNIDAINEFMNGDKKYDKLPVVEVELFITDEVINHEINGKKNSTNLEKNGLRLLISPNEEYSDLIIKSLESTNIFPFEYYNVEFRTFSDRAYSSYKRYPDHIKYSYLDSSKVNSSYAMKDYIKRIYESKTDRTLRQRINNRYRDITHQFSDNLYSEFNLDATDDIKIKLNTENEDSFQENITVEKSGIIIQNLGQGEKMFINTEFLLSNARDNSEIILIEEPENHLSHLNMHKLIDKVITAGDEKQTFIATHSNMIASRLDLKNAIFFSENRIMNLNELKIETAKFFKKAPDNNVLNFILSKKAILVEGDAEYILLNEFYNYLTGDEPYNNNVSIISCGGKTFKRYLEIAKLLNKKVVVITDNDHDYENNITKTYSDFRSDNVEIFADKDNLNHTFEVSLYKYNGSFIDSYLENASMTNGVQSYMLNNKAESAFRLLCLFTDENPDTNLEKFKIPPYIEEAIQWITG; via the coding sequence TTGATAGAGAAAATAAGATTACATAATTTTAAGGGATTTAAAGAACAGGTAATACCTTTTAACAAAGGTAGAAATATTTTGATTGGAGAAAATGGAGTTGGGAAATCTTCAGTTTTATTAGCTATTTCCTGTGTTTTAAGTGGCAGTTATTCTGCTATAGAAAAAATAGGATTACATAATCTTTTTAATATAGATGCAATTAATGAATTTATGAATGGTGATAAAAAATATGATAAGTTACCAGTGGTTGAAGTTGAATTATTTATAACGGATGAAGTAATAAATCATGAAATTAACGGGAAGAAGAATTCCACTAATCTAGAAAAGAACGGCCTAAGATTACTTATAAGTCCGAATGAAGAGTATTCAGATTTAATAATAAAATCACTAGAAAGTACAAATATATTCCCTTTTGAATATTATAATGTTGAATTTCGAACTTTTTCAGACCGAGCATATAGTAGTTATAAGAGATATCCAGACCACATAAAGTACTCTTATCTGGATAGTTCAAAAGTAAATTCTAGTTATGCTATGAAAGATTATATTAAACGTATATACGAAAGTAAGACGGATCGAACGTTAAGACAAAGAATCAATAACAGATATAGAGATATTACCCATCAATTTTCAGATAATTTGTACTCAGAGTTTAACTTAGATGCCACAGATGATATAAAAATTAAATTAAACACCGAAAATGAAGATAGTTTTCAAGAAAATATTACAGTTGAAAAATCAGGTATTATAATCCAAAATCTGGGTCAGGGGGAAAAGATGTTTATTAATACCGAATTTTTGCTTTCAAACGCCAGAGATAATTCTGAGATTATCCTTATTGAAGAACCGGAAAATCATTTAAGTCATCTAAATATGCATAAACTTATTGATAAAGTAATCACAGCAGGTGATGAAAAACAAACATTTATAGCTACACATAGTAATATGATTGCCTCTAGATTAGATTTAAAGAATGCAATATTTTTTAGCGAAAATCGCATTATGAATTTAAATGAATTAAAAATAGAAACTGCAAAATTTTTCAAAAAGGCACCAGATAATAACGTTTTAAACTTCATTCTTTCCAAGAAGGCTATTTTAGTAGAAGGAGACGCAGAGTATATTCTATTAAATGAATTCTATAATTACCTGACTGGTGATGAGCCGTATAATAATAATGTATCTATTATATCTTGTGGAGGTAAGACTTTTAAAAGGTATCTGGAAATAGCAAAACTGTTGAATAAAAAGGTAGTTGTTATCACAGATAATGACCATGATTATGAAAATAATATAACTAAAACCTATTCGGACTTTAGATCGGATAATGTAGAGATTTTTGCTGATAAAGATAACTTAAATCATACTTTTGAAGTAAGTTTATATAAATATAACGGTTCGTTTATAGATAGTTATTTAGAGAATGCATCCATGACTAACGGAGTTCAAAGTTATATGCTAAATAATAAGGCTGAGTCTGCCTTCAGACTATTATGCTTATTCACTGATGAAAACCCTGATACAAATTTGGAAAAATTCAAAATACCACCATATATTGAGGAAGCGATTCAATGGATAACCGGTTAA
- a CDS encoding restriction endonuclease produces MTVWLFRAGKQGEFENKFLDDGRVYLTWDDLNINLKIIESKESLYKSLIQHYDLDKEKTAINWASQIWPIAHSMELGDLVVLPSKFNRTIHIGEVTGDYVYDELLGSPYYHYRNVNWIAKDIPRDRFDQDILYSLGAFMTVCKIHRNNAEERIRAMRNNNWYVPKNKNVKELVEENEETVSIDLEEYIYDQISERIIQRFKGHKMENLVEEILKAKGFTTYRSPEGADHGVDILAASNTLGFGDPKICVQVKTSDTPLDRPTLDQLIGTMSNYSAEFGLLVSWSGFKSSVTKEIPKQFFKVRLWDSKTIIQQIFENYEKLSDEIKKEIPIKRVWMLM; encoded by the coding sequence ATGACAGTTTGGTTATTTCGTGCAGGTAAACAAGGAGAATTTGAAAATAAATTCCTAGATGATGGAAGAGTCTATCTTACCTGGGATGACCTTAATATCAATCTCAAAATAATTGAATCTAAAGAAAGCCTATATAAAAGCTTAATACAACATTATGATCTGGATAAAGAAAAAACAGCAATAAATTGGGCTTCTCAAATTTGGCCTATAGCACATTCAATGGAACTTGGAGATTTAGTTGTATTGCCCTCTAAATTTAATCGTACTATACATATAGGTGAAGTTACGGGTGATTATGTGTATGATGAATTACTTGGAAGTCCCTATTATCATTATCGAAATGTAAACTGGATTGCAAAAGATATACCAAGGGATCGTTTTGATCAGGATATATTATATTCACTAGGAGCCTTTATGACGGTATGCAAAATACATAGAAATAATGCAGAAGAACGTATAAGAGCAATGCGTAACAATAATTGGTATGTACCAAAAAATAAGAATGTGAAGGAACTAGTAGAGGAGAATGAAGAAACGGTTTCGATTGATTTAGAAGAATATATTTATGACCAAATTTCTGAGAGGATTATTCAACGATTTAAAGGACATAAGATGGAAAACTTGGTTGAGGAAATCTTGAAAGCAAAAGGATTTACTACGTATAGAAGTCCAGAGGGTGCGGATCACGGTGTAGATATACTAGCGGCTTCCAATACACTTGGTTTTGGAGATCCAAAAATTTGTGTTCAAGTAAAAACATCTGACACGCCTCTTGATAGACCTACTCTGGACCAATTAATTGGAACTATGAGCAATTATAGTGCTGAATTCGGCTTGTTAGTTTCATGGAGTGGATTTAAATCATCTGTTACGAAAGAAATTCCTAAGCAGTTCTTTAAAGTTCGTCTTTGGGACTCGAAAACTATTATTCAACAAATCTTTGAGAACTACGAAAAGCTTAGTGATGAAATTAAGAAGGAGATTCCTATTAAGAGGGTTTGGATGTTGATGTGA
- a CDS encoding IS1595 family transposase: MRATEILKAIQKLNPAEKHRLREYLIDALTASSSTGTVLHEISERKNKNGYECPDCTSEHIVRFGKYTTIVDGEEVKKQRYRCKACKKTFTDLTNTVLYRTRHLNQWIKFIECMIEGYSLRKSANLIGNITHVTLFYWRHKLLSSLKKMEIPNFEGIVEMDETYFLYSEKGQRKIKGRKPRKRGGSAKKRGISNEQVCVLVARDRDKTTFSQILGMGRLTKDQLDKAIGHRLSSENILCTDSWRAFKTYAAEKGMDIYQFKSDGKIRTKGLYHIQNVNNYHRRLKGWMQRFNGVATKYLNNYLTWFQVLESIHHQRNEVTMNDLIIKGNLVQNSETYDTLRLNKFAV; the protein is encoded by the coding sequence GTGAGAGCGACTGAAATCCTTAAAGCCATTCAAAAACTAAATCCCGCAGAGAAGCACAGGTTACGCGAATATTTAATTGATGCACTCACTGCTTCAAGTTCGACTGGAACCGTTCTTCACGAAATATCTGAACGTAAGAATAAGAATGGCTATGAATGCCCTGATTGTACATCAGAACATATTGTTCGATTTGGCAAATATACAACAATTGTTGATGGCGAAGAGGTCAAAAAGCAACGCTATCGCTGTAAGGCTTGTAAAAAGACATTCACTGACCTCACAAATACAGTTCTTTATCGAACTCGTCACCTTAACCAGTGGATTAAATTTATTGAGTGTATGATTGAAGGTTATTCTCTTCGAAAGTCTGCTAACTTAATTGGCAACATTACTCACGTCACTTTATTTTATTGGAGGCACAAACTACTATCATCGTTAAAAAAAATGGAAATACCAAATTTTGAAGGTATCGTTGAAATGGACGAGACCTATTTCTTGTACTCAGAAAAAGGACAAAGAAAAATTAAAGGTAGAAAACCACGTAAGCGTGGTGGTTCTGCGAAGAAACGTGGTATAAGCAATGAACAAGTTTGCGTGTTGGTTGCAAGAGACCGTGATAAAACCACCTTTTCGCAGATATTAGGTATGGGTAGGTTAACCAAAGACCAATTAGACAAAGCCATCGGGCATAGGCTTTCAAGTGAAAATATACTATGCACGGATTCTTGGCGTGCATTTAAAACATATGCTGCTGAAAAAGGAATGGATATTTACCAATTCAAGTCCGATGGTAAGATTCGTACTAAGGGGCTTTATCACATCCAGAACGTGAATAATTATCATAGAAGACTAAAAGGTTGGATGCAACGATTTAATGGTGTTGCGACCAAGTATTTAAACAATTACCTTACTTGGTTTCAGGTCTTGGAAAGTATCCATCACCAAAGAAATGAAGTAACAATGAATGACTTGATTATTAAAGGGAATTTAGTACAGAATTCAGAAACCTATGATACACTTAGGTTAAATAAATTTGCTGTATAA
- a CDS encoding helix-turn-helix transcriptional regulator → MLIEEVIERLNEGQKLEELAEQLGMSPTQLKLKLTNAAVEYDEKSFEWVYRGIVKEKSLTRDITKTIKRLKEDKPYIKALLKLVVDN, encoded by the coding sequence ATGTTAATTGAAGAGGTTATTGAAAGACTGAACGAAGGTCAAAAATTGGAAGAATTAGCAGAACAACTAGGAATGAGTCCAACACAATTAAAATTAAAATTAACTAATGCAGCTGTTGAATACGATGAAAAAAGTTTTGAGTGGGTGTATAGAGGTATTGTCAAAGAAAAATCACTAACAAGAGATATTACTAAAACGATTAAGCGGTTAAAAGAAGATAAACCTTACATTAAGGCTCTGTTAAAGTTAGTTGTTGATAATTGA
- a CDS encoding ankyrin repeat domain-containing protein, with protein MKIISHRLIHHGVDVNKKDKLGRTALHIACYFGFDDIAELLLQHGAVADTTCFKRASSGWDGHYQSEIIELLKEYV; from the coding sequence ATGAAAATAATTTCACATAGGCTTATTCATCATGGTGTCGATGTCAATAAGAAAGATAAACTAGGTAGAACTGCACTTCACATTGCCTGCTATTTTGGTTTTGATGATATTGCAGAACTTCTATTACAACATGGTGCAGTAGCAGATACTACCTGTTTTAAAAGGGCATCTAGTGGCTGGGATGGCCATTATCAATCAGAAATAATAGAATTGCTTAAGGAGTATGTTTAG
- a CDS encoding nucleotidyltransferase family protein — MLCDVLKEKRELIIKIGKKHGIDNIRVFGSVARLEGGQNSDHDFLVDIDPERSLFDLIRFKHELEDMLGISIDVVTKNALHWTIRQAILAEAVQL; from the coding sequence GTGTTATGTGACGTTCTTAAAGAAAAGCGTGAATTAATCATAAAAATTGGAAAGAAGCATGGGATTGATAACATACGAGTATTTGGCTCGGTAGCAAGATTGGAAGGTGGACAAAATAGCGACCATGATTTTCTAGTTGATATTGATCCAGAAAGAAGTTTATTTGATCTGATTCGGTTTAAGCATGAACTGGAAGATATGCTTGGTATAAGTATTGATGTAGTTACAAAAAATGCCCTTCATTGGACTATAAGACAAGCTATATTAGCAGAAGCTGTTCAATTATGA
- a CDS encoding HNH endonuclease, with amino-acid sequence MSKPYFETYYCVLEDNWNGNYFAGIIKNIAYVDTIDHKVSRAKGGLSTPQNCVCTCIKCNQDKDDMEYEEFIGSVELNGQV; translated from the coding sequence TTGAGTAAACCATATTTTGAAACATATTATTGCGTATTGGAAGATAATTGGAATGGAAATTATTTTGCCGGGATTATAAAGAACATCGCATACGTTGATACAATTGATCACAAAGTTTCCAGAGCAAAAGGCGGCTTAAGCACCCCACAAAACTGTGTTTGTACTTGCATTAAGTGCAATCAAGATAAAGATGACATGGAGTATGAGGAATTTATAGGTAGCGTAGAATTGAATGGACAGGTTTAA
- a CDS encoding YesK family protein, whose product MDILIPILIGFLANMVVFVFSLLIVKDKTRAANITIVFFVSVLLSSFFIGRWIGMGLGVISFGMLIFSACMYIYILNERK is encoded by the coding sequence ATGGATATTTTAATACCAATTTTGATAGGCTTTCTTGCGAATATGGTGGTATTTGTATTTAGTTTACTAATAGTAAAAGACAAAACAAGAGCTGCAAATATAACAATTGTATTCTTTGTGTCCGTTTTACTTAGTTCCTTTTTTATCGGTAGATGGATTGGAATGGGGTTAGGTGTTATTAGTTTTGGAATGCTGATATTTTCTGCATGTATGTATATTTATATTCTTAACGAACGCAAGTAG
- the pglZ gene encoding BREX-1 system phosphatase PglZ type A, whose product MNVIEKLQEKIQQEKETKGRAIVFWYDAQAQVDVEELKEQLEEVEVRYVNERNFFQLKVEIELEKPNQSFLIYTDGPRPEDADNMLLDILLYSAEFKADETALLSETLQVSDHVLRPMMEQYPLFFGSKERKRRLAKVLPQKADQNQFELSMMAVLTKAPVPDIRLITRQLLLQELHIQENDLMKQLKRNFSLERAFEIIGRYFGISLEQAEEPLVELMNVLIYQHFRRNAQFSVDEWEDKWTSSSPNVCALFIEEWLQRSDKEVLEEHIIDWERVNRLREVLSQQELDNFTMVDTFPVVDAFIIEKCIDELLHQTIHVSNRLSLIEQRLPTHWGSKGQLNAVYNTLYQAIRLEQLKLTIKRMYQEDDLYESYAAYVFEVDQAYRHFMYDFTKLESKEMLEEIASRLTNWYENKFLRHISEEINYKLTEGYISTLMQQRRFFAQHIRPILEKEQTRVFVIISDALRYEAAHELHTQLEERENGTSTIQPMAASYPTYTQLGMASLLPHRELTVDENKVVYADGQSTKGLDNRRKILQSVEPQTEVLKLKALLDMKTTEAEQVLRGKRLVYLYHDHIDALGDSAKSERETYEAVHQAIQDLNYAVDRLSRLQAKRIFITADHGFLFQFKQIEEYGKIPAVEGQVMDGNRRFAIGNQLSIPEGAIKLEEEQTPLKNVEVVLAKGLNRFKTGGGLQFIHGGALPQEAVVPLIDYRRIEKAQPVDIAVAMVQKVITNYRVPISFYQEQSVSDEYTSRKVRAAFYQGDERISNEVELVFDLKGENKDRNRQVEFSLIEKHYKIGETCTLRIEHVTKKGTEPYLEEEFVLRLYEALY is encoded by the coding sequence ATGAATGTAATAGAGAAATTACAAGAAAAAATACAGCAAGAGAAAGAAACAAAAGGGCGTGCCATAGTATTTTGGTATGATGCACAAGCTCAAGTGGATGTGGAAGAACTTAAAGAACAATTAGAAGAGGTAGAAGTAAGGTATGTAAATGAACGTAACTTTTTCCAATTAAAAGTTGAAATAGAACTAGAGAAACCAAATCAATCATTTCTAATCTATACCGATGGGCCAAGACCGGAAGATGCAGATAATATGTTGTTGGATATCTTGTTATATAGTGCTGAATTTAAAGCAGATGAAACTGCTTTGTTATCCGAAACCTTACAAGTGTCAGATCATGTTTTACGTCCAATGATGGAACAATATCCTTTGTTCTTTGGAAGTAAAGAACGGAAAAGAAGATTGGCAAAAGTATTACCTCAAAAAGCTGACCAAAACCAATTTGAATTGAGTATGATGGCGGTGTTAACCAAAGCGCCTGTGCCAGATATTCGGTTAATTACACGCCAACTTCTTTTACAAGAATTACACATACAAGAAAATGACTTGATGAAACAATTAAAGCGTAATTTTTCATTAGAACGAGCATTTGAGATTATTGGTAGATATTTCGGTATATCATTAGAACAGGCGGAAGAACCATTAGTCGAATTAATGAATGTCTTAATCTATCAACATTTTAGGCGAAATGCGCAGTTTTCTGTAGATGAGTGGGAAGATAAGTGGACCTCATCCTCACCTAACGTCTGTGCATTATTTATTGAAGAATGGCTACAACGTAGTGACAAAGAAGTATTAGAAGAACACATTATAGATTGGGAAAGAGTAAATCGATTAAGAGAAGTCCTTTCACAACAAGAGTTAGATAATTTCACAATGGTAGATACTTTCCCTGTTGTCGATGCATTTATTATAGAAAAATGTATCGATGAACTTCTTCATCAAACCATTCATGTAAGTAATCGATTATCTTTAATTGAACAACGGTTACCAACCCATTGGGGATCAAAAGGCCAATTAAATGCCGTATATAACACCTTATATCAAGCAATACGGCTGGAGCAATTGAAATTAACCATTAAACGTATGTATCAGGAAGATGATTTATACGAAAGTTACGCAGCATACGTATTTGAAGTTGATCAAGCATATCGTCATTTTATGTATGATTTTACTAAACTAGAATCAAAGGAAATGTTAGAAGAGATTGCAAGTCGATTAACAAATTGGTACGAAAATAAGTTCTTACGTCATATATCAGAAGAGATAAACTATAAGCTAACGGAAGGTTATATATCAACTTTGATGCAACAACGAAGGTTTTTTGCCCAACACATACGTCCTATATTGGAAAAAGAACAAACAAGGGTATTTGTTATTATTTCCGATGCTTTAAGATACGAAGCAGCCCATGAACTACATACCCAATTAGAAGAAAGGGAAAATGGAACATCCACGATCCAACCGATGGCTGCCAGCTATCCAACATATACACAACTAGGGATGGCGTCTCTATTACCACATCGAGAACTAACCGTGGATGAGAATAAAGTAGTTTATGCAGACGGTCAATCAACAAAGGGTTTGGATAACCGACGTAAAATCTTACAATCTGTTGAACCACAAACCGAAGTACTTAAATTAAAAGCATTACTCGATATGAAAACGACTGAAGCTGAACAGGTATTAAGAGGAAAACGGTTAGTTTATTTATACCATGACCATATAGATGCATTAGGAGATTCAGCGAAGTCAGAACGAGAAACCTATGAAGCGGTTCACCAGGCCATTCAAGATCTAAATTATGCGGTTGATCGGTTATCACGACTGCAAGCAAAACGGATTTTTATAACCGCAGATCACGGTTTTTTATTTCAATTTAAACAAATTGAAGAATATGGGAAAATCCCAGCTGTGGAAGGTCAAGTGATGGACGGTAATCGTAGATTTGCGATTGGAAACCAACTATCCATTCCTGAAGGAGCAATAAAGTTAGAGGAAGAACAAACCCCATTAAAAAATGTTGAAGTCGTTTTAGCAAAAGGGTTGAACCGATTTAAAACAGGTGGCGGTCTACAATTCATTCATGGCGGTGCATTACCACAAGAAGCTGTTGTACCATTAATCGACTATCGCCGTATTGAAAAAGCACAGCCTGTTGATATTGCAGTTGCGATGGTACAAAAAGTAATTACAAACTACCGTGTGCCGATTTCCTTTTATCAAGAGCAGAGTGTGTCCGATGAATATACATCACGTAAAGTGCGTGCAGCGTTCTATCAAGGGGATGAACGTATTTCAAATGAAGTGGAACTCGTATTTGATTTAAAAGGAGAAAATAAGGACCGAAATAGACAAGTTGAATTTAGTTTGATTGAAAAACATTATAAAATTGGTGAGACGTGTACATTAAGAATCGAGCATGTTACGAAGAAAGGAACAGAGCCTTATTTAGAAGAAGAGTTTGTTTTACGCTTATACGAGGCATTGTATTAA